A part of Citrifermentans bremense genomic DNA contains:
- a CDS encoding ABC transporter substrate-binding protein — MSFKKISALLLVAMLATGAFGCKKKEEAPAPGEAAKPAGNTVKIGFLGALTGDVAMFGKPTLEGMKMAAAEINAAGGILGKQIEIVEADNRGDKQEGASVTQKFISRDSVTAIVGDPTTGITKVAAPIAQKAGVVLLSAGATGPGVVEVGDYIFRDTLLDSIAIPAVIQYFAKDLGFKKVAIITSDNNDYSVGLSQTFRDAAAKVPSIKIVADEKVKDGDKDFSAQITNIKGQKPDVILFSGYYTEGALIMKEARKQGLKAPMFGGDGLFSPKFIELGGPAVEGSMSALGFSTEQATPATAKFIEAFKAKHNGELPGLFDAQGYDAVMLLVDSMKRANSVDPKVFKDALAKTKGFEGVSGTISMQANREPIKSPLSLLYVKDGKFVLKAKVPVKMD; from the coding sequence ATGAGCTTTAAGAAGATCAGTGCATTGCTCTTGGTAGCGATGCTCGCAACCGGCGCTTTCGGCTGCAAGAAGAAGGAAGAGGCCCCGGCCCCGGGTGAGGCTGCCAAACCGGCCGGCAACACCGTCAAGATCGGCTTCCTCGGCGCTCTTACCGGCGACGTGGCGATGTTCGGCAAGCCGACTCTCGAAGGCATGAAGATGGCCGCTGCTGAAATCAACGCAGCCGGCGGCATTCTCGGCAAGCAGATCGAGATCGTCGAGGCCGACAACCGCGGCGACAAGCAGGAAGGCGCCTCGGTGACCCAGAAGTTCATCTCCCGTGACAGCGTGACCGCCATCGTCGGCGACCCGACCACCGGCATCACCAAGGTCGCAGCTCCCATCGCGCAGAAGGCAGGCGTGGTGCTCCTCTCCGCAGGCGCCACCGGCCCGGGCGTTGTCGAAGTGGGCGATTACATCTTCCGCGACACCCTGCTTGACTCCATCGCAATTCCCGCCGTCATCCAGTACTTCGCGAAGGACCTCGGCTTCAAGAAGGTGGCGATCATTACCTCCGACAACAACGACTACTCGGTAGGCCTTTCCCAGACCTTCCGCGACGCGGCCGCCAAAGTTCCTTCCATCAAGATCGTAGCCGACGAGAAGGTGAAGGACGGCGACAAGGACTTCTCCGCACAGATCACCAACATCAAGGGACAGAAGCCGGACGTAATCCTCTTCTCCGGTTACTACACCGAGGGCGCTCTCATCATGAAAGAGGCGCGCAAGCAGGGGCTCAAGGCTCCGATGTTCGGCGGCGACGGACTCTTCTCGCCCAAATTCATCGAGCTGGGCGGCCCCGCCGTCGAGGGCTCCATGTCCGCTCTGGGCTTCTCCACCGAGCAGGCAACTCCTGCGACCGCGAAATTCATCGAGGCGTTCAAGGCCAAGCACAACGGCGAACTCCCGGGTCTCTTCGACGCCCAGGGCTATGACGCAGTGATGCTCTTGGTCGACTCCATGAAGCGCGCCAACAGCGTAGATCCCAAGGTCTTCAAGGACGCCCTTGCCAAGACCAAAGGGTTCGAAGGCGTTTCCGGCACCATCAGCATGCAGGCCAACCGCGAGCCGATCAAGAGCCCGCTCTCCCTTCTCTACGTGAAGGACGGCAAGTTCGTGCTCAAGGCAAAAGTCCCCGTCAAGATGGACTAA
- the htpX gene encoding zinc metalloprotease HtpX — MQRLKTTFLLALLTVLMVTMGSALGGRTGMVTAFVMALGMNFFSYWFSDKIVLKMYGAQEIGEQDHPMFYNMVRHLASRAGLPMPKVYIIPSDSPNAFATGRNPEHAAVAATEGILRILSPEELEGVMAHELAHVQNRDILVGTIAATFAGAISMIGNMLQWGAMFGAGRGDDEEGGGIGGLVGSLAMAIIAPIAAMLIQMAVSRSREYLADASGAEICGRPLALASALRKLHMASQALPMQEARPATAHMFIVNPLTGGGIASLFSTHPPMEERIARLEQMARY; from the coding sequence ATGCAAAGACTAAAGACAACCTTCCTACTGGCTCTTCTCACCGTTCTCATGGTTACCATGGGAAGCGCCCTGGGCGGCAGGACCGGCATGGTGACCGCCTTTGTCATGGCGCTCGGCATGAACTTCTTCTCCTACTGGTTCTCCGACAAGATCGTCCTCAAGATGTACGGCGCCCAGGAGATCGGAGAGCAGGACCACCCCATGTTCTACAACATGGTGCGCCACCTGGCCTCCCGCGCCGGGCTCCCGATGCCCAAGGTCTACATCATCCCCTCCGACAGCCCCAACGCCTTCGCCACGGGGCGAAACCCTGAGCACGCCGCGGTCGCGGCCACGGAAGGGATCCTGCGCATCCTCTCTCCCGAGGAGCTTGAAGGGGTGATGGCGCACGAGCTCGCGCACGTCCAAAACCGCGACATCCTGGTCGGCACCATCGCGGCCACCTTCGCCGGCGCCATCTCCATGATCGGCAACATGCTCCAGTGGGGCGCCATGTTCGGGGCAGGGCGGGGCGACGACGAAGAGGGGGGCGGCATCGGCGGACTCGTCGGTTCGCTCGCCATGGCCATCATCGCTCCCATCGCAGCCATGCTGATCCAGATGGCGGTCTCCCGCTCCCGCGAATACCTGGCGGATGCCTCCGGGGCCGAGATCTGCGGGCGCCCCTTGGCGCTCGCCTCGGCGCTCAGGAAGCTCCACATGGCGTCGCAGGCGCTTCCGATGCAGGAGGCGCGGCCGGCAACAGCCCACATGTTCATCGTGAACCCGCTGACCGGCGGCGGCATCGCCTCGCTCTTTTCGACTCATCCCCCCATGGAGGAGCGGATCGCGCGGCTGGAGCAGATGGCGAGGTACTAA
- a CDS encoding TerC family protein yields the protein MEWFTDPQVWLALVTLSALEIVLGIDNIIFISIQASKLPADQQEKARLTGLGLAMFIRVALLFSLSWLMGLTDPLFSVFGNEISGRDLILISGGLFLLWKSTMEIHEKLEGEEVIASAKVGATFGAVLVQILLLDIVFSLDSIITAIGMASQLFIMIAAVVIAVGFMMLFSGKISAFVEKHPTIKMLALSFLLMIGVALIGDGLDMHIPKGYIYFAMAFSVMVEMLNLRMRRGTPVKLHEPRLDTAAENK from the coding sequence ATGGAATGGTTTACCGACCCGCAGGTCTGGCTGGCACTGGTCACCTTGAGCGCACTTGAGATAGTGCTTGGGATAGACAACATCATCTTCATCTCGATACAGGCAAGCAAGCTCCCAGCGGACCAGCAGGAAAAGGCGAGGCTCACCGGCCTCGGGCTGGCGATGTTCATCCGGGTGGCGCTTCTTTTCTCGCTCAGCTGGCTCATGGGGCTTACCGATCCGCTCTTCTCGGTCTTCGGCAACGAGATCTCCGGGCGCGACCTGATCCTGATCTCGGGCGGCTTGTTCCTGCTCTGGAAGAGCACCATGGAGATCCACGAGAAACTGGAGGGTGAGGAGGTGATCGCCTCAGCCAAAGTGGGGGCTACCTTCGGCGCGGTGCTGGTGCAGATCCTGCTCCTGGACATCGTCTTTTCCCTCGACTCCATCATCACCGCCATAGGGATGGCAAGCCAGCTCTTCATCATGATTGCCGCGGTGGTCATCGCGGTGGGCTTCATGATGCTCTTCTCGGGCAAGATCAGTGCCTTCGTGGAAAAGCACCCGACCATCAAGATGCTTGCGCTTAGCTTCCTGCTCATGATCGGCGTGGCCCTGATCGGCGACGGCCTGGACATGCACATCCCCAAAGGGTACATCTACTTCGCCATGGCCTTCTCTGTGATGGTCGAGATGCTCAACCTGAGGATGCGGAGAGGGACGCCGGTCAAGCTGCACGAGCCGCGTCTCGACACCGCAGCCGAAAACAAGTAA
- a CDS encoding porin, whose protein sequence is MKKKNKKLLVAAIATALSAASAVPALALENQFNGAFTAFYDMSNFSGSGVTQKDAPSENYFVQRVRLGYTAKADDHVKLVTKFEFDYNYWGNSSYTSGPGTGGAIGADSVNMETKHLYLDLAYPQLNTKIGMMPYNDSFKGMVFDTDVAGILLSHDYANASVSAGFFRLMDSNNVGPQDTTRLGRNTNDMFTLDGKYSVSKDLTVGAAYYYISDDSNDFTSTIQSAKVHNLGINAAGNVGPVALNGFFLKQFGDLSKDTDAKGYTFNVGAKMPLAGGTLRSEFLYVSGGSDQFYIAHSKPGWTEGGQFYDAEMTMLNRDKYQTTIDNAIMYDVANNGQGVIEGTVGYDYTFNDKVSASANAGFAAVAKNTSGAGSSDYLGTEVNAEAYYKLTANVTLGARAGYLFLGDYFTNEDNPYDVKLIAKYNF, encoded by the coding sequence ATGAAGAAGAAGAACAAAAAGCTTTTGGTAGCAGCAATCGCAACAGCGCTGTCCGCAGCGTCCGCAGTACCCGCCCTGGCACTGGAAAACCAGTTCAACGGCGCCTTCACCGCTTTCTACGACATGTCCAACTTCAGCGGCAGCGGCGTTACCCAGAAGGACGCACCGAGCGAAAACTACTTCGTGCAGCGCGTGCGCCTGGGCTACACCGCCAAGGCTGACGACCATGTGAAACTGGTCACCAAGTTCGAATTCGACTACAACTACTGGGGCAACAGCTCCTATACCTCGGGACCGGGCACCGGCGGCGCTATCGGTGCTGACTCCGTGAACATGGAGACCAAGCACCTCTACCTCGACCTGGCCTACCCGCAGCTCAACACCAAGATCGGTATGATGCCCTACAACGACTCCTTCAAGGGCATGGTATTCGACACCGACGTCGCCGGTATCCTCCTCTCCCACGACTACGCCAATGCCAGCGTCTCCGCAGGCTTCTTCCGCCTGATGGATTCCAACAACGTCGGCCCGCAGGATACCACCCGCCTGGGCAGAAACACCAACGACATGTTCACCCTCGACGGCAAGTACAGCGTATCCAAGGACCTGACCGTCGGCGCTGCTTACTACTACATCAGTGACGACAGCAACGACTTCACCTCCACCATCCAGAGCGCGAAGGTCCATAACCTCGGCATCAACGCTGCCGGCAACGTCGGCCCGGTTGCCCTGAACGGCTTCTTCCTGAAGCAGTTCGGCGACCTCTCCAAGGACACCGACGCCAAAGGCTACACCTTCAACGTCGGCGCCAAGATGCCCCTGGCCGGCGGCACCCTGCGCTCCGAGTTCCTCTACGTAAGCGGCGGCAGCGATCAGTTCTACATCGCTCACAGCAAGCCCGGCTGGACCGAGGGCGGCCAGTTCTACGACGCCGAGATGACCATGCTGAACCGCGACAAGTACCAGACCACCATCGACAACGCCATCATGTATGACGTCGCCAACAACGGTCAGGGTGTCATCGAGGGTACCGTAGGCTACGACTACACCTTCAACGACAAGGTCTCCGCAAGCGCCAACGCAGGCTTTGCCGCAGTTGCCAAGAACACCTCCGGCGCAGGGAGCAGCGACTACCTCGGCACCGAGGTCAACGCAGAAGCTTACTACAAGCTGACCGCCAACGTGACTCTCGGTGCACGCGCGGGCTACCTCTTCCTTGGCGACTATTTCACCAACGAAGACAACCCGTACGACGTGAAGCTCATTGCCAAGTACAACTTCTAA
- a CDS encoding UPF0182 family membrane protein produces MLKQKSMLVLLALLFLLPFAGYLLNFYSDWLFFNETGYASVFITTMYAQSIAGLLFGLLLFAFLQLNLRYANRGEFPAPGVHIVGGRDLRFNGRTLGQVLRPLGVLVSLVLAFLGGTWGSYRWEKLLLFVNRSDVGMADPVLGKDVGFYLFTLPFLELLQLFCGFMVLAALILTAAVYVVKGGILLRDSGAGIDPMARRHLAVLIGCFSLVVAGGLYLESFRLFFANNGILTGAGYVDVHARLPMYRIVTFLTPVAGVLLAAGIWKGNWRLALIPALVVAALYLAGVRVYPGLLQKFKVAPNELTLETPYLENHLKFTRYGYDLDKIETIPFDVDAKLTAADIANNEATMKNIRLWDHAPLLKTYSQLQQIRTYYKFFDVDNDRYMVNGSYAQVMLSPRELSYSDLPSKNWINERLIFTHGNGITFGPVSRISKEGLPEFFVKDIPAVSLADIKVTRPEIYYGELSNDYVVVKTKVPEFSYPTAAGNVNTTYAGKGGVPLDSLLRKALFAGRFKTEKILLSSDITPQSRILYNRNIRERVSAIAPFLSFDSDPYLVVDEQGKLKWIIDAYTFSDRLPYSRPIKGGGNYLRNSVKAVVDAYDGTVAYYVSDPGDVMVKVYSRVFPGLFQPIDAMPADLRKHVRYSHQFLQVQAALYAAYHMTDPKVFYNKENLWQVPALGEKPMEPYYTIMKLPGEKSEEYILLLPFTPSNRDNLAAWLTARCDGENYGKVRAYTFPRDRLIYGPKQIDARINQDSFISQQLTLWSQRGSEVIRGSLLVIPIEKSLLYVQPLFLAADKAGLPELKRVIVAFGDQVVMEENLEMALQRLFGTGKGAPTLPAASSSAPSGAPGPAAGTPAGGLAKEAMAIYERAMNLQRQGDWAGYGEQLRKLEQVLRRMAAQ; encoded by the coding sequence ATGCTCAAACAAAAATCGATGCTGGTTCTTCTGGCGCTGCTGTTTCTTCTCCCCTTCGCCGGTTACCTGCTGAACTTTTACAGCGACTGGTTGTTCTTCAATGAGACGGGGTACGCCTCAGTCTTCATTACGACCATGTACGCGCAAAGCATAGCCGGCCTTCTCTTCGGGCTGCTGCTGTTCGCCTTCCTGCAGCTGAACCTCAGATACGCCAACAGGGGCGAGTTTCCGGCGCCTGGCGTCCACATCGTCGGCGGGCGCGACCTGCGCTTCAACGGCAGAACGCTGGGGCAGGTGCTGCGGCCGCTGGGGGTCCTGGTCTCGCTGGTCCTTGCCTTTTTGGGCGGCACCTGGGGCTCGTACCGCTGGGAAAAGCTCCTTTTGTTCGTGAACCGCTCCGATGTAGGGATGGCAGACCCGGTTCTTGGCAAGGACGTCGGCTTCTACCTCTTCACCCTTCCTTTCCTGGAGCTGCTGCAGCTCTTTTGCGGGTTCATGGTGCTGGCGGCCCTGATTCTCACGGCGGCCGTCTACGTGGTCAAGGGGGGAATCCTTCTCCGTGACAGCGGGGCCGGCATCGACCCTATGGCCCGCCGTCATCTGGCCGTACTGATCGGCTGCTTTTCGCTCGTAGTCGCGGGTGGGCTCTATCTGGAGAGCTTCCGGCTCTTTTTCGCCAACAATGGCATCTTAACCGGCGCCGGATACGTCGACGTCCACGCCAGGCTGCCGATGTACCGCATAGTCACCTTCCTCACCCCAGTTGCCGGCGTGCTATTGGCTGCGGGGATCTGGAAGGGGAACTGGCGCCTCGCTCTCATACCTGCCCTCGTGGTGGCGGCGCTTTACCTCGCTGGGGTGCGGGTATATCCCGGTCTTTTGCAGAAGTTCAAGGTAGCCCCCAACGAGCTGACGCTGGAGACCCCGTACCTGGAGAACCACCTGAAGTTCACCCGCTACGGCTACGACCTCGACAAGATCGAGACCATCCCCTTCGACGTGGACGCGAAGCTCACCGCCGCAGATATCGCCAACAACGAAGCGACCATGAAGAACATCCGGCTCTGGGACCACGCGCCGCTTCTGAAGACCTACAGCCAGCTGCAGCAGATCCGGACCTACTACAAGTTCTTCGACGTGGACAACGACCGCTACATGGTGAACGGCAGCTATGCGCAGGTGATGCTATCGCCGCGCGAGCTTTCCTACAGCGACCTCCCCAGCAAGAACTGGATCAACGAACGGCTCATCTTCACCCACGGAAACGGCATCACCTTCGGGCCGGTGAGCCGCATCAGCAAGGAAGGGCTGCCGGAGTTCTTCGTCAAGGACATCCCGGCGGTGAGCCTGGCCGACATAAAGGTGACGAGGCCCGAGATCTACTACGGTGAGCTCTCCAACGACTACGTGGTCGTGAAGACCAAGGTCCCGGAGTTCAGCTATCCCACCGCCGCCGGCAACGTCAACACCACCTACGCCGGCAAGGGGGGGGTGCCTCTCGACTCCTTGCTCAGAAAGGCGCTCTTCGCCGGGAGGTTCAAGACCGAGAAGATCCTCCTTTCCTCGGACATCACCCCGCAGAGCCGGATCCTCTACAACCGGAACATAAGAGAGCGAGTGAGCGCTATCGCCCCGTTCCTCAGTTTCGACAGCGACCCCTACCTGGTGGTGGACGAGCAGGGAAAGCTCAAGTGGATCATCGACGCCTACACCTTCTCTGACCGTCTACCTTACTCCAGGCCGATCAAGGGAGGTGGCAACTACCTGCGCAATTCGGTCAAGGCTGTGGTGGACGCCTATGACGGCACGGTCGCTTACTATGTGAGCGATCCCGGCGACGTTATGGTCAAGGTCTACTCCCGTGTCTTCCCCGGGCTGTTCCAGCCGATCGACGCCATGCCCGCTGACCTCAGGAAGCACGTCAGGTACTCGCACCAGTTCCTCCAGGTGCAGGCGGCCCTCTACGCTGCCTACCACATGACCGACCCGAAGGTGTTCTACAACAAGGAGAACCTCTGGCAGGTCCCGGCCCTTGGGGAAAAGCCGATGGAACCGTACTACACCATCATGAAGCTCCCGGGCGAGAAGAGTGAGGAGTACATCCTGCTGCTTCCCTTCACCCCGTCCAACCGCGACAACCTGGCCGCCTGGCTCACGGCGCGCTGCGACGGTGAAAACTACGGGAAGGTCAGGGCGTACACCTTCCCACGCGACCGGTTGATCTACGGTCCCAAGCAGATCGACGCGCGCATCAACCAGGACTCCTTCATCTCGCAGCAGCTCACCCTCTGGAGCCAGCGCGGCTCAGAGGTGATCCGGGGAAGCCTGCTGGTGATCCCCATCGAAAAGTCGCTCCTCTACGTGCAGCCGCTCTTTCTGGCAGCCGACAAGGCAGGGCTTCCCGAGCTGAAGCGGGTGATCGTGGCCTTCGGCGACCAGGTGGTGATGGAGGAGAACCTGGAAATGGCGCTGCAGCGTCTTTTCGGGACGGGAAAGGGAGCGCCGACTCTCCCCGCAGCTTCCTCTTCCGCGCCGTCCGGTGCGCCCGGCCCGGCTGCGGGAACCCCCGCTGGTGGGCTGGCCAAGGAGGCGATGGCGATCTACGAAAGGGCTATGAACCTGCAGCGCCAGGGAGACTGGGCCGGTTACGGCGAACAGTTGCGCAAGCTGGAGCAGGTGCTGAGGCGGATGGCGGCACAGTAA
- a CDS encoding amino acid ABC transporter ATP-binding protein, whose product MSTSKRRKMVEATEIVKIYGSFRALDRVSLDIYDGEKLVIIGPSGSGKSTLLRSINRLEEIDRGKMIVDGMDIMDPKTDITKVREEVGMVFQSFNLFPHKTVLENLTLAQIVVRKRSKFEAEEKAMMLLEKVGLVAKAKAYPGNLSGGQQQRVAIARSLAMDPKMLLFDEPTSALDPEMIGEVLDVMKDLAKDGMTMAVVTHEMGFAREVADRVIFMDAGRIVEEGTPEHFFTAPSHERAKLFLSQIL is encoded by the coding sequence GTGTCAACAAGTAAGCGCAGAAAGATGGTAGAGGCGACCGAGATCGTGAAGATCTACGGCTCATTCCGGGCCCTGGACCGGGTTTCACTGGACATCTATGACGGCGAGAAGCTGGTCATCATCGGCCCCTCCGGTTCCGGCAAATCGACGCTCCTCAGATCCATCAACAGGCTCGAGGAGATCGACCGTGGCAAGATGATCGTCGACGGCATGGATATCATGGACCCGAAGACCGACATCACCAAGGTGCGCGAGGAGGTGGGTATGGTTTTCCAGTCCTTCAACCTCTTCCCGCACAAGACCGTGCTGGAGAACCTCACCCTGGCGCAGATCGTGGTCCGGAAGCGCTCGAAGTTCGAGGCGGAAGAAAAGGCGATGATGCTCCTGGAGAAAGTGGGGCTGGTCGCCAAGGCAAAGGCCTACCCGGGGAACCTCTCCGGAGGGCAGCAGCAGCGCGTGGCCATCGCCCGCTCGCTCGCCATGGACCCGAAGATGCTCCTTTTCGACGAGCCCACCTCGGCACTCGACCCCGAGATGATCGGCGAGGTGCTGGACGTGATGAAGGATCTCGCCAAGGACGGCATGACCATGGCGGTGGTAACGCACGAGATGGGGTTTGCCCGCGAGGTGGCGGACCGGGTGATCTTCATGGACGCCGGAAGGATCGTGGAGGAGGGTACGCCGGAGCATTTCTTCACCGCGCCCTCCCATGAGCGCGCGAAGCTGTTCCTGAGCCAGATACTGTAA
- a CDS encoding TFIIB-type zinc ribbon-containing protein has translation MKCPVCNTVNLVMAERQGVEIDYCPECRGVWLDRGELDKIIERSSIGAATPQPPQPQYQGQQPYEGEPQHHGYRHDDHGHGHGHKPYRKKSFLEELFD, from the coding sequence ATGAAGTGTCCGGTATGCAACACGGTGAACCTGGTGATGGCTGAGCGTCAGGGAGTCGAGATCGATTACTGTCCGGAGTGCCGCGGCGTCTGGCTTGACCGTGGCGAACTCGACAAGATCATCGAGCGCTCCTCGATAGGTGCTGCGACTCCTCAGCCGCCGCAACCGCAGTACCAGGGGCAGCAACCGTACGAGGGGGAGCCCCAGCATCATGGCTACAGGCATGACGACCACGGACACGGCCACGGTCACAAGCCTTACCGGAAGAAGTCGTTCCTGGAAGAACTCTTCGACTGA